The window cagcagctcaTGTGTGGTTAAGCAcgaggaaaggggaaaaaatagagaaaaaataaaaaggttttgtGTAAAACCAAAAATTCACAATCCTGGTTATAAACTCCTCCAGATTTTCCAAGGCTATGAGAGACAAAGTGCTGGGAAGGTCCTTCCTAGCAAGGATGATGAATGTGCATCCTCTGTGTGAGCAGTGCACCCTGAAGCCAGGCAGCCCTTCAGCATCACCCCAACACAGTCCATTTATTGATTGGCATAAAGTGCCCTCACCACAGCCGAAGTTGATGGCTCCAATCAGCTCCAGGTACGTGTGGATCCGCCCAATGCAGTTGACATCGCCGCAGTTCTTCAGGCCGGGACGCACCGAGGTCTTGTTCAGGTACTTGGGTTTACACCTCTCCCTAAAATAAAGTCCAGCACCTTGTCAGAGAGCAGAACAAATCATGGGGGATGAAGGCATTGTGGGACTAACTGAGGTGCTGTTTGCAGTCTCTAAGCACTTATTGCTTCCTTCTGAACTGACACTGAACCTTTCCAGTTCGACACTTCTCTGGTATGGAATTTTAGCCTTTCTTTGCAACCAGAACAAGCTGCCAGTGCATGAGACCACTGAGTGGAGACTGAGTTAAGCTCAGTAATTCTTTCTAAAGCAAGCTAaccaacacaacaaaaaaaaattgacaacAGGACAAACTATCTTGAGCCTGCTGCCACAAATCACTGTGGTTCCTTACAGCAGCTCTTTAGAGATGGAATAGAAGATATCCAAGTGTGCAAGCACTACTCCAAATTGGTACTGACTTTGATGCATTCTTTAGGGCAACATTATTTGTTGTAGCACAGACTTCTTGGTGCCCTTCTGTAAAGGCAATGCTACAATGCTGCAGACCTCATTACAGAGTTAATGAGTTATTTTCAGGAACCACTTATTAAAACCATTCTTACATACAGGATGGCAAAAGTTGGAAGAAAGTAACATAACCAAAATACATGTAGCTTGTTCTGACACAGGACATTAATCTTCATAATGTTCCAAAGTATTTTCATTGCTTAACTTCAGAATGCCAGAGACAAAATGGGAAAATGCAAAAGGAGCATTAATAGTGAGTGCTGTTCACTGGTAGgctaaaatacaaataattttactCTTTTCAGAAGCTATTAGTACTAAGTAGTGTTTTAACTACAGCAAACCAGGACTTAATCACTTATTTCAGTAAAAGAAATGAATGCATGTTACCATTCATCCAAAATGTAATTCCTGATCTTCAAGTACCGCTCCGGTGTTTTGGCCTGGCGCCCTTCAAAGAACTCGGGAATAgcctgcttttcctcttccaggATGATGCTCCTGTCAACCTCCACTTCCTGATCAGGAGGcttcagctcctctgcctcctctgggTGATCCTCATCCACttggcagggagaagggaaaagcaaTCCATTGTGAGCCGTGTCCCTTTGCTCCCCACTGGGCTCCTGGTCCGTTCCCTGTGCAGCACCACGAGGTGTTActgcccctccctgctcagctttctccatcaagctgctgtgctgctggccatgcacagccccagaggtgTCTCCATTCAGGGGCTGGGAACacgctgctgccacagcagggaGTACCAAAGCATCCACTGGATCCTGCCTGGCGTGCTGATGGTCttctccaggcagagcagctgcagagctgtgtccagcAGATGAAAAAGCATGTTCCACCACTTTGGTTTCTTCAACTGGACTTCTTGGAATAGCAGGTAATTCAGATTTTCCGGTTTCTTGCTGGCAGGTAGGAGAGAGGAGCTCATCCATGTCATCAGTTATGTCTACCTCTTCATCATCTGACAGCTTTTCTATTTTCACTGCATTCAGATTGGGGTCTGCACGGCCTCTCAGGCTCCCAGGTTCTGCCCTTATCCCATCTTCCGTGGGAACACTGCCCCCATGCTGACTGTGCTCTTCCTTTTCACAATCACCATTTTTTGCCttaggaaaatataaaatactttgagaagggaaaaccaaaacaatctCATCTGCCTGCCAAATAATCAGAAGATTTCATTGGAACAGCAGGTATTCTGAAGTGTTTCTTTCTCATCTTACCCCTTCAACATAGTTTAATCCGTTGCAACTGACTCTGGCACAGCATTACAGGTATAGTTTAGCCCAAGTGCAAATTAACATGTATTTCCAGTCAAAAAATCCTATAGTTATTTCTTCTTGAATGTCCCCAAAATCTCAAATGAGACTAAAGCTAAAACTACAACACACAGCTGTGTACTGGAAAACAATTTTCAGACTAATGACAAACAGTGTAAGAGATCACAGTTATACTACATTTATTGTTTACAACAAGAATACTGGTTATTCCAGGAATTTAAAATCAGCTCTGACTTAATTTTAAATCTGCATTAAAGAAGGATATTCCACTTTTCCAAATATGGGAATAAACAGAGTGTGTGCtttgccagcagtgccctgaaaAGACAGATTAGAACCAAAGCTGCACATACACCACCACTCTTGGCAAACAGCCTTTCTGCCAACTCCAGATCCCCCATGGGTTGAGCcagcaaaatgccaactgcccaacacacaAAGAAAGGGTCTATCCCCCCcaaccaagagaaaaggagggagagaaaaaacaccaaaacctgaagtagcaagcttcttatacaaaagaaagacaattaaaaacagaatataatacatatatatacaaatgtgattgaaagaaaaccagactaACAACAACTAGTGagtcacccaaccaaataatacagattccaatcacccaaaccccacaaaaccttcCAAAAAAACTCTCCCAAAGAAACCTCCCAGAGAGCAGAAactaacaagaaaatgttcacctccctggataacacagcagggatggtggcGAGGTCTAATCTCggtagggcagggcagggcatcTTTACAGGTCTGaggcaaaacagaaaagacacagaagcacctcctctctctctttataCCTCTTGACACTTgttgatgatgtcagatgatatgaaatacctctttggttgcttagtcaggtgatgcctgtcccttctgatctatgtcacatcctttgggcctgctgCATTTAGGCCCAACTGAGGCCTAAAGCCAGAACTACCAGACCCACTCACCTTGTTCCTGAAATACTGCCGAGCGTAGCTCTTGACTTGTAGCACCGTTCGGCTCCCGATCAACTTGGCAATCTTTGTCCACCGGCGGCCAAACTTCACCTGACACAGCAAAGCACACTGAAGTTACCCAGAACTGACATTCCTGACATTGCACTTCATGTGACAAAAGAGTTTAAACTCTCAATAGCTCATTAAAATGCACAACCAGCACAGCAAACCCATGGTGAAGAACCTCACTATTCATGTCCTACCAAGAAGAAAATGGCACCCAACAAGAACTATTGTTACTCTTCTCAACTGGAGTTGGTTCTTCACCTTGTTCAGGCACTCTCTAAATTATGCTATCCCAAGATATCCTACTGGAATGAGTCTGTGCTTGGCAAAGCAAACCCTGTtacactgggcagggcacaacCCAGTGAAGACCTTACAACAGGGGttaaagcatttcattttttcaccTGATTTGCCTTAGAAACACTTCCCATAGTTAACAACAACACTGTGACTGTACAACTCAGAATGCTGAACACTTGAGGTATTTTGTGCTCTCCAATTGTAATCAGCCTCACATGAACAAAATCTGGTGCAGAAAACCATTCTGAGTCATCACTGGTAGATGGCAATTACTTTTAACACATTGgaagaacaaaagcagaaacTTCAGAACTATAAAATGCTTATTCATATTAACTACTTTGTTATTTAGGATAAACTAGtgaattcaattaaaaatattacctCTATAAGCAAACTCACCAGTCCTTGTTCAAACAGCTCTTTTTCCTCCAGTGTCCACTTCAGGGAGCACCCAGGTGGTTTGGGAGGTGACCGgaccctgggacagcaggaggcACAAGTTGGTGCTTTCCTAAAACCAGGGAATTCCCCAATCCCACTAAACCAAACACCCTCTGACAGGGGGAACTACTCCCCATCTTTGGCAGAACTCACAGTACAGTTTTAAACATGGATGTATaaatacagtaaataaaatactgaGAATCACATCAGCTGCTTCCCCACAAAGGAACGTTTGAGGCAACTCATTGTTCATCAGTGGCTGATGGTACAGAAATACataaaagcagcaaacagaaaagttcaggagaaaaaaaccaactagAATTCACAACTTTTTTCATAAGGACCACTGTGtaacaaaaaaacctgttttaCTATAGGCCTATTATTGCACACAGTATTTCTTCCTGTTCAAAGGTTTCTTACATAACTTTGTACAGCCAAACAAAAGGAATTAAGGAAGTGTGACTTTTATATCTTTTAATAATGTCATAATGTAACTTAACATAAATCAAACACCACGCTTAAAAATGCAACTCAAACATTAAAATGTACATACATgacttttccagttttcttatgtgggctgaaaacaaaaaaaaaaacaaagtgaaaataaaaattagtaatTGTGATGCTGTTGCACATCTCAGAAAATAACCTTACTTGAGAAGGACTTTTCAATTCTTCTCATCTAATTTTTCCCAAACACACCTTACCTTTTCACAGATCTCTTCTCCACTTCCTTTTGGTTGAGccatattttttcagaaagtgATTTATTAGATAAATAATATCTGAAATAGTCGCTAAGTAACTTTTCAAAGCATCAGTGATGTTTGTACACGTGAGGATTCTACAGCCATATCAATTATACTGGCTCAGAATTACCCAGCTGTAGAAACAAATACTGCAGTTtctccagcagcatttcttcCATCTGCCTACAAGGTAACAGGTCTTCAGTCAATTTAACAGGAAAAGATGAGTCCAGTTCCTTTGGAAACAGgaagttttctgtttttctacagGAAAACATGCAGCCAAATCAGCAAAAGGATACTCTTCTTCCAGCAACATCTTCTCAATGACAGCCCTGTTTTCTTCACTGATGCTGCTGTCCAATGTCCAGGGCTGCAAAACACACAAGGATGTTTTAATACCTGAATTCTGTCACACTGTTCTTGGGTATCaagaataaatatataaaactttctaaaaataaggaaaaagcaATGGTTAAAAACCTAAAGAGGATGTACATGGAGAGAAGAGCACACAGaagctgaagggaagttctggccaggtgggggttggtctcttctcccaggcactcagcaataggacaagggggcacgatgggctcaagctctgccaggggaaattgaagttggagatcagaaaaaaattctttgcagagagagtgctcagggattggaatgggctgcccagagagggggtggattccccatccctggagatttttaaactgagcttggccgtggcactgagtgccatgatctggtaaagggactggagttggaccaagggttggacttgatgatcttggagggcttttccaactcaatccattctatggttctattcTATGATAACCTTTCTAGAAGCAccattccttaaaaaaaatacttacaaGACTATTGCCAGTTCTCCAAGATGAATCTAGATAGTGGTCCTGCAGCAGGCTTGATGCTGGGTTTTCATGATCTCTGAAAGAGATTCCAGTGTTCAAAACAACTGCATTTTGAATATTACAAGTGTCACTGAGTTGTACTATCTCCACATTTCTATACATTTCCCCCAGTATGGTTAAAAACACCTTCGTGTAAAGACAAACTTGTTTTCCTGCCAAGGAAAGCTCACACTTACACAAGGGTTAATAGCACAGGGCtattagaatcatggaatagaatcatggaatggtttggattggaagtgaccttaaagattatctcatgggcagggacaccttccaccagcccaggttgctccaagccccatccaacctggcttagacactcccagggatggagcagccacagcttctctgggcacctgtgccagggcctgcccaccctcacagggaaggatttcttcccaacatcTAATCCAGTGCTCTTACAGAATTCATCCACTTTACACTTGatcttttctgtaaataaatactTATTAGAGATCTGTCACTGATTAACATCATTGAATAACAACATTGATCaacttcctttcattttcatgcAGCATAAAATCTGCTTAGTAATGCAatcacttctttaaaaaaatctttgcttcCAGAGCATTTAGACTGCTCTCAAGACTAATCGACCCTATATCCCCTGCAGTGCCACTAATTTAAACTCATCTACTATTCCAAAATGCTTTGTGCCAGCACTCCAAACATGTCTTTATAGGATAAAGGATAAATCTCCATGTACAGTCAGAAACCAATACAACTCCTGCTTCTTTTGGAGCATTCCCAGGACAGAGTGGGCTCTCAGCCCCTCTGCTTCTTTTGGAGCATTCCCAGGACAGGGTGGGCTCTCAGCCCCTCTGCTTCTTTTGGAGCATTCCCAGGACAGGGTGGGCTCTCAGCCCCTCTGCTTCTTTTGGAGCATTCCCAGGACAGGGTGGGctctcagcctgtctgcagCAGTGGTAGGAGGTgattcttccctctcctctgctcttgtgaccctgcctggagtgctgcatccaccTCTGGAGTTCCCAAGATGAGGAGGACATGAAATTGTTGGAGTAAGTGCAGAGAAGGCCATGAAGTGGATgggggactggagcacctcccctatggagacaggctgggaaggctggggctgtccagcctggagaagagaaggtgcatggagacctcagagcagcCTCACAGCA of the Pithys albifrons albifrons isolate INPA30051 chromosome 10, PitAlb_v1, whole genome shotgun sequence genome contains:
- the MYSM1 gene encoding deubiquitinase MYSM1 isoform X1; this translates as MAAAEEPEVDIEGDPAAAPGDHENPASSLLQDHYLDSSWRTGNSLPWTLDSSISEENRAVIEKMLLEEEYYLSNKSLSEKIWLNQKEVEKRSVKSPHKKTGKVMVRSPPKPPGCSLKWTLEEKELFEQGLVKFGRRWTKIAKLIGSRTVLQVKSYARQYFRNKAKNGDCEKEEHSQHGGSVPTEDGIRAEPGSLRGRADPNLNAVKIEKLSDDEEVDITDDMDELLSPTCQQETGKSELPAIPRSPVEETKVVEHAFSSAGHSSAAALPGEDHQHARQDPVDALVLPAVAAACSQPLNGDTSGAVHGQQHSSLMEKAEQGGAVTPRGAAQGTDQEPSGEQRDTAHNGLLFPSPCQVDEDHPEEAEELKPPDQEVEVDRSIILEEEKQAIPEFFEGRQAKTPERYLKIRNYILDEWERCKPKYLNKTSVRPGLKNCGDVNCIGRIHTYLELIGAINFGCEQAVYNRPQGADRTRCRDGRDAVEAYQLAQRLQSMRTRRRRVRDPWGNWCDAKDLEGQTFEHLSAEELARRREEEKLKPAKSSKGSRQMRSSFDPFQLIPCCLFTGEKQEPFQVKVSSEALLIMDLHSHVSLAEVIGLLGGRYSEADKVVEVCAAEPCSSLSTGLQCEMDAVSQTQASEALAARGFQVIGWYHSHPAFEPNPSIRDIDTQAKYQSYFSRGGAMFIGMIISPYNRNNPLPYSQITCLVISDEISADGSYRLPYKFEVQQMLEEPQWELIFEKTRWIIEKYRFCHSSVPMDKIFHRDSDLTCLQKLLECMRKTLGQVTNCLIAEEFLTQIENLFLSTYKSEEKGSAEGSEKECSRELPV
- the MYSM1 gene encoding deubiquitinase MYSM1 isoform X2; amino-acid sequence: MAAAEEPEVDIEGDPAAAPGDHENPASSLLQDHYLDSSWRTGNSLPWTLDSSISEENRAVIEKMLLEEEYYLSNKSLSEKIWLNQKEVEKRSVKSPHKKTGKVMVRSPPKPPGCSLKWTLEEKELFEQGLVKFGRRWTKIAKLIGSRTVLQVKSYARQYFRNKAKNGDCEKEEHSQHGGSVPTEDGIRAEPGSLRGRADPNLNAVKIEKLSDDEEVDITDDMDELLSPTCQQETGKSELPAIPRSPVEETKVVEHAFSSAGHSSAAALPGEDHQHARQDPVDALVLPAVAAACSQPLNGDTSGAVHGQQHSSLMEKAEQGGAVTPRGAAQGTDQEPSGEQRDTAHNGLLFPSPCQVDEDHPEEAEELKPPDQEVEVDRSIILEEEKQAIPEFFEGRQAKTPERYLKIRNYILDEWERCKPKYLNKTSVRPGLKNCGDVNCIGRIHTYLELIGAINFGCEQAVYNRPQGADRTRCRDGRDAVEAYQLAQRLQSMRTRRRRVRDPWGNWCDAKDLEGQTFEHLSAEELARRREEEKLKPAKSSKGSRQMRSSFDPFQLIPCCLFTGEKQEPFQVKVSSEALLIMDLHSHVSLAEVIGLLGGRYSEADKVVEVCAAEPCSSLSTGLQCEMDAVSQTQASEALAARGFQVIGWYHSHPAFEPNPSIRDIDTQAKYQSYFSRGGAMFIGMIISPYNRNNPLPYSQITCLVISDEISADGSYRLPYKFEVQQMLEEPQWELIFEKTRWIIEKYRFCHSVPMDKIFHRDSDLTCLQKLLECMRKTLGQVTNCLIAEEFLTQIENLFLSTYKSEEKGSAEGSEKECSRELPV